The Triplophysa rosa linkage group LG25, Trosa_1v2, whole genome shotgun sequence genome window below encodes:
- the ncln gene encoding BOS complex subunit ncln isoform X1: protein MFEEASEVLENMLKCSFPLSLLLFLVLMCPLRADAAHEFSVYRMQQYDLQGQNYGSRNAILNSEARTVEADVLSRRCVMMRLVDFSYETYQKALRQSAGAVVIILPQNMSTMPQDIVQQFMELEPELLATETAVPVYFALEDEELLSIYHQTQISSSGQGSSSAAEVLLHTATANGFQMVTSGAQSKAVSDWAITSLEGRLTGSGGEELPSIVLVAHYDSFGVAPWLSYGADSNGSGVAVLLELARLFSRLYSYKRTHAGYNLLFFLSGGGKFNYQGTKRWLEDNLDHTDSSLLQDNVAFVLCLDTLGNSDNLHLHVSKPPKEGSPQYTLLTELETVIANQHPDLKFSMVHKKINLADDTLAWEHERFGIRRLPAFTLSHLDSHRSPERHSIMDMRSVSPSLEGTGEVTTGPHVDLKKLIRNTKAIAETLARVIYNLTEKGASGDLEIFTEQMQVQEEQLTSLVDWLTAQPRAAQLLDKDSSIVNTLEYYMNRYLKDVKRHLVKADKRDPEFVFYDQLKQTMNAYRVKPAVFDLLLALCIASYLGVLYLVIQNFGLLYGFLRRVTAPRVKQH from the exons ATGTTCGAGGAGGCCAGTGAGGTGTTGGAGAACATGTTGAAGTGCTCGTTTCCTCTCAGTTTGCTGCTGTTTTTGGTGCTGATGTGCCCGCTGCGCGCGGACGCGGCTCACGAATTCAGTGTGTACCGCATGCAGCAGTACGATCTGCAGGGACAAAACTACG GTTCCAGAAACGCCATTTTAAACTCGGAAGCTCGTACGGTGGAGGCCGACGTGCTGAGTCGTCGATGCGTGATGATGCGGCTGGTTGATTTCTCGTACGAGACGTATCAGAAAGCCCTCCGACAGTCGGCGGGTGCTGTCGTCATCATACTGCCCCAGAACATGTCCACTATGCCTCAGGACATAGTGCAG CAGTTCATGGAGCTGGAGCCGGAGCTGCTGGCCACGGAGACGGCCGTGCCGGTGTATTTCGCCCTTGAGGACGAGGAGCTGCTGTCTATCTACCATCAGACGCAGATCTCGTCCTCTGGGCAGGGGTCTTCATCAGCGGCAGAAG TGCTGCTTCACACGGCGACGGCCAATGGTTTTCAAATGGTGACCAGCGGCGCTCAGAGTAAAGCCGTGAGCGATTGGGCCATTACCAGTCTGGAG GGACGACTAACAGGATCCGGGGGAGAAGAACTGCCCTCCATCGTCCTGGTCGCCCACTATGACTCTTTTGGAGTGGCTCCG TGGTTGTCATACGGCGCTGATTCGAACGGTAGCGGTGTGGCTGTTCTCCTGGAGCTCGCTCGGCTTTTCTCCAGACTGTACTCTTACAAGAGAACTCACGCAGG GTACAACCTGCTGTTTTTCTTGTCTGGAGGGGGGAAATTTAACTATCAGGGCACCAAACGCTGGCTGGAGGATAATTTGGACCACACAG ATTCCAGTTTACTCCAGGATAATGTGGCGTTCGTTCTGTGTCTGGACACTTTGGGTAACAGCGATAACCTTCACCTTCATGTGTCGAAGCCACCCAAAGAGGGAAGCCCGCAATACACCCTGCTTACAGAACTGGAGACG GTGATTGCCAACCAGCACCCCGACCTGAAGTTCTCCATGGTCCACAAGAAGATCAACCTGGCCGACGACACTTTGGCCTGGGAGCACGAGCGGTTCGGCATCCGTCGCCTGCCGGCCTTCACCCTGTCGCACCTCGACAGTCACCGCAGCCCAGAGCGCCACTCCATCATGGACATGCGGTCAGTGTCGCCCTCTCTGGAGGGGACGGGAGAGGTCACCACCGG GCCTCACGTGGATTTGAAGAAACTCATTCGTAACACTAAAGCAATCGCGGAAACTCTGGCGAGGGTGATATACAACCTGACGGAGAAG GGTGCCAGTGGAGACCTGGAGATCTTCACCGAACAGATG CAGGTACAGGAGGAGCAGCTGACGTCACTGGTGGATTGGTTGACGGCACAGCCGAGAGCCGCACAGCTTCTGGACAAAGACAGCAGCATCGTGAACACACTGGAGTATTACATGAACCGCTATCTTAAAGATGTCAAGAGGCATCTTGTCAAAGCCGATAAGAG AGACCcagaatttgttttttatgatcAACTGAAGCAGACCATGAATGCTTACAG GGTAAAACCAGCCGTCTTCGACCTGCTGCTGGCTCTCTGTATTGCATCTTATCTTGGCGTGCTGTATTTGGTCATACAG AATTTCGGACTTCTGTACGGTTTCCTGCGCAGAGTTACGGCTCCTCGTGTCAAGCAGCACTAA
- the ncln gene encoding BOS complex subunit ncln isoform X2, whose protein sequence is MFEEASEVLENMLKCSFPLSLLLFLVLMCPLRADAAHEFSVYRMQQYDLQGQNYGSRNAILNSEARTVEADVLSRRCVMMRLVDFSYETYQKALRQSAGAVVIILPQNMSTMPQDIVQQFMELEPELLATETAVPVYFALEDEELLSIYHQTQISSSGQGSSSAAEVLLHTATANGFQMVTSGAQSKAVSDWAITSLEGRLTGSGGEELPSIVLVAHYDSFGVAPWLSYGADSNGSGVAVLLELARLFSRLYSYKRTHAGYNLLFFLSGGGKFNYQGTKRWLEDNLDHTDSSLLQDNVAFVLCLDTLGNSDNLHLHVSKPPKEGSPQYTLLTELETVIANQHPDLKFSMVHKKINLADDTLAWEHERFGIRRLPAFTLSHLDSHRSPERHSIMDMRPHVDLKKLIRNTKAIAETLARVIYNLTEKGASGDLEIFTEQMQVQEEQLTSLVDWLTAQPRAAQLLDKDSSIVNTLEYYMNRYLKDVKRHLVKADKRDPEFVFYDQLKQTMNAYRVKPAVFDLLLALCIASYLGVLYLVIQNFGLLYGFLRRVTAPRVKQH, encoded by the exons ATGTTCGAGGAGGCCAGTGAGGTGTTGGAGAACATGTTGAAGTGCTCGTTTCCTCTCAGTTTGCTGCTGTTTTTGGTGCTGATGTGCCCGCTGCGCGCGGACGCGGCTCACGAATTCAGTGTGTACCGCATGCAGCAGTACGATCTGCAGGGACAAAACTACG GTTCCAGAAACGCCATTTTAAACTCGGAAGCTCGTACGGTGGAGGCCGACGTGCTGAGTCGTCGATGCGTGATGATGCGGCTGGTTGATTTCTCGTACGAGACGTATCAGAAAGCCCTCCGACAGTCGGCGGGTGCTGTCGTCATCATACTGCCCCAGAACATGTCCACTATGCCTCAGGACATAGTGCAG CAGTTCATGGAGCTGGAGCCGGAGCTGCTGGCCACGGAGACGGCCGTGCCGGTGTATTTCGCCCTTGAGGACGAGGAGCTGCTGTCTATCTACCATCAGACGCAGATCTCGTCCTCTGGGCAGGGGTCTTCATCAGCGGCAGAAG TGCTGCTTCACACGGCGACGGCCAATGGTTTTCAAATGGTGACCAGCGGCGCTCAGAGTAAAGCCGTGAGCGATTGGGCCATTACCAGTCTGGAG GGACGACTAACAGGATCCGGGGGAGAAGAACTGCCCTCCATCGTCCTGGTCGCCCACTATGACTCTTTTGGAGTGGCTCCG TGGTTGTCATACGGCGCTGATTCGAACGGTAGCGGTGTGGCTGTTCTCCTGGAGCTCGCTCGGCTTTTCTCCAGACTGTACTCTTACAAGAGAACTCACGCAGG GTACAACCTGCTGTTTTTCTTGTCTGGAGGGGGGAAATTTAACTATCAGGGCACCAAACGCTGGCTGGAGGATAATTTGGACCACACAG ATTCCAGTTTACTCCAGGATAATGTGGCGTTCGTTCTGTGTCTGGACACTTTGGGTAACAGCGATAACCTTCACCTTCATGTGTCGAAGCCACCCAAAGAGGGAAGCCCGCAATACACCCTGCTTACAGAACTGGAGACG GTGATTGCCAACCAGCACCCCGACCTGAAGTTCTCCATGGTCCACAAGAAGATCAACCTGGCCGACGACACTTTGGCCTGGGAGCACGAGCGGTTCGGCATCCGTCGCCTGCCGGCCTTCACCCTGTCGCACCTCGACAGTCACCGCAGCCCAGAGCGCCACTCCATCATGGACATGCG GCCTCACGTGGATTTGAAGAAACTCATTCGTAACACTAAAGCAATCGCGGAAACTCTGGCGAGGGTGATATACAACCTGACGGAGAAG GGTGCCAGTGGAGACCTGGAGATCTTCACCGAACAGATG CAGGTACAGGAGGAGCAGCTGACGTCACTGGTGGATTGGTTGACGGCACAGCCGAGAGCCGCACAGCTTCTGGACAAAGACAGCAGCATCGTGAACACACTGGAGTATTACATGAACCGCTATCTTAAAGATGTCAAGAGGCATCTTGTCAAAGCCGATAAGAG AGACCcagaatttgttttttatgatcAACTGAAGCAGACCATGAATGCTTACAG GGTAAAACCAGCCGTCTTCGACCTGCTGCTGGCTCTCTGTATTGCATCTTATCTTGGCGTGCTGTATTTGGTCATACAG AATTTCGGACTTCTGTACGGTTTCCTGCGCAGAGTTACGGCTCCTCGTGTCAAGCAGCACTAA
- the cers1 gene encoding ceramide synthase 1: MHKSNMGDDGSSNAEMDIVPGYLELVTRAYSVMSSAFRDCKDCGLEMSTRTLMDHAHITWKEIFLFFMCVVMWTQMRKGLTAFVFQPFGRWCRLHPKDVLKMPESAWKLVFYTMSWSYSTHLLFFTNYSFFQNPPSVFNSWRSGMEVPTDISIAYLIQGSFYGHSIYSTVYMDTWRKDSLVMVGHHFITLALITFSYAFRYHNIGVLVLFLHDINDIQLEFTKVNVYFKTRGGKEHFINDVLSNIGVVSFSITWFWFRLYWFPLKVLWASCVTSIQTVPNIPFYFFFNTLLFILLLMNIYWFLFIVLFVVKVLTGQMKGVNDVREYEDGDDADDQTSADGKQVKNGIAKKHQ, translated from the exons ATGCACAAAAGTAACATGGGTGATGATGGATCATCCAACGCTGAGATGGACATCGTGCCCGGCTATCTGGAGCTGGTCACCAGAGCGTATTCAGTCATGTCCAGTGCCTTCAGGGACTGTAAGGACTGTGGACTGGAGATGTCCACAAGAACCCTGATGGATCATGCCCACATCACATGGAAGGAGATCTTCTTGTTCTTCATGTGCGTGGTCATGTGGACGCAGATGCGTAAGGGACTGACCGCCTTCGTCTTTCAG CCTTTTGGACGATGGTGTCGCCTCCATCCCAAAGACGTCTTGAAGATGCCCGAGAGCGCTTGGAAGCTGGTCTTCTACACCATGTCGTGGTCATACAGCACTCATCTTCTGTTTTTCACAAACTATTCCTTCTTCCAAAATCCTCCTTCGGTATTTAACA GTTGGAGAAGCGGGATGGAGGTCCCCACGGACATCTCTATAGCCTATCTGATCCAGGGAAGCTTCTACGGTCACTCCATATACTCCACCGTCTACATGGACACGTGGAGAAAAGACTCGCTGGTCATGGTGGGGCATCACTTCATAACTCTCGCCCTCATCACCTTCTCATATGCCTTCAG ATATCACAACATTGGCGTTCTGGTGCTATTTCTGCACGATATCAATGATATTCAGTTGGAGTTCACCAAAGTCAACGTCTACTTCAAGACCCGGGGCGGGAAAGAGCACTTTATCAACGACGTCCTGTCCAACATTGGTGTTGTTAGCTTTAGCATCACCTG GTTTTGGTTTCGTTTATACTGGTTCCCTCTGAAGGTGTTGTGGGCCTCCTGCGTCACCAGCATCCAGACGGTTCCCAACATTCCCTTCTACTTCTTCTTCAACACCCTGCTgttcatcctcctcctcatgAACATCTACTGGTTCCTG TTTATCGTGCTGTTCGTGGTGAAGGTCCTGACGGGACAGATGAAGGGTGTGAATGATGTCCGGGAGTATGAGGATGGAGACGACGCTGATGATCAAACCTCTGCTGATGG GAAACAAGTGAAAAACGGCATCGCCAAGAAGCATCAATAA
- the tnfaip8l1 gene encoding tumor necrosis factor alpha-induced protein 8-like protein 1 isoform X2 has translation MENATLYLQQEIMDTFSTKNLALQAQKKLMSKMATKTVANLFIDDTSSEVLDELYRVTKEYTRNRKEAQKIIKNLIKMVVKLGVLYRNGQFNNEELALVDRFRKKVHTLAMTAVSFYQIDFTFDRRVMSNLLNDCRELLHQAVNRHLTAKSHGRINHVFNHFSDCDFLATLYGPSEVYRAHLQKIAEGVNKMLDDGNL, from the exons ATGGAGAATGCAACCCTATACCTCCAACAAG AAATCATGGACACCTTCAGCACCAAAAACCTGGCTCTCCAGGCCCAAAAGAAGCTCATGAGCAAGATGGCGACCAAGACGGTGGCCAACCTCTTCATCGACGACACCAGCAGCGAAGTGCTCGACGAGCTTTACCGGGTCACCAAAGAGTACACACGCAACCGCAAGGAAGCCCAGAAGATCATCAAGAACCTCATCAAGATGGTGGTCAAGTTGGGCGTCCTCTACCGCAACGGCCAGTTCAACAACGAGGAGCTGGCACTTGTCGACCGTTTCCGGAAGAAGGTGCACACGCTCGCCATGACCGCCGTCAGCTTCTACCAGATCGACTTCACCTTCGACCGCCGCGTCATGAGCAACCTGCTCAACGATTGCCGTGAACTGCTACACCAGGCCGTCAACCGGCACCTGACCGCCAAATCTCACGGTCGCATCAACCACGTGTTCAATCATTTTTCCGACTGTGACTTCCTGGCCACGCTGTACGGCCCTTCGGAAGTGTACCGCGCTCATCTGCAGAAGATCGCTGAGGGAGTCAATAAGATGTTGGATGATGGCAATCTTTGA
- the tnfaip8l1 gene encoding tumor necrosis factor alpha-induced protein 8-like protein 1 isoform X1, which produces MISSVLHNLLIFHSTSMEKATLYLQQEIMDTFSTKNLALQAQKKLMSKMATKTVANLFIDDTSSEVLDELYRVTKEYTRNRKEAQKIIKNLIKMVVKLGVLYRNGQFNNEELALVDRFRKKVHTLAMTAVSFYQIDFTFDRRVMSNLLNDCRELLHQAVNRHLTAKSHGRINHVFNHFSDCDFLATLYGPSEVYRAHLQKIAEGVNKMLDDGNL; this is translated from the exons ATGATCTCCAGTGTTCTCCACAATCTCTTGATTTTCCACTCCACAAGCATGGAGAAAGCAACCCTATACCTCCAACAAG AAATCATGGACACCTTCAGCACCAAAAACCTGGCTCTCCAGGCCCAAAAGAAGCTCATGAGCAAGATGGCGACCAAGACGGTGGCCAACCTCTTCATCGACGACACCAGCAGCGAAGTGCTCGACGAGCTTTACCGGGTCACCAAAGAGTACACACGCAACCGCAAGGAAGCCCAGAAGATCATCAAGAACCTCATCAAGATGGTGGTCAAGTTGGGCGTCCTCTACCGCAACGGCCAGTTCAACAACGAGGAGCTGGCACTTGTCGACCGTTTCCGGAAGAAGGTGCACACGCTCGCCATGACCGCCGTCAGCTTCTACCAGATCGACTTCACCTTCGACCGCCGCGTCATGAGCAACCTGCTCAACGATTGCCGTGAACTGCTACACCAGGCCGTCAACCGGCACCTGACCGCCAAATCTCACGGTCGCATCAACCACGTGTTCAATCATTTTTCCGACTGTGACTTCCTGGCCACGCTGTACGGCCCTTCGGAAGTGTACCGCGCTCATCTGCAGAAGATCGCTGAGGGAGTCAATAAGATGTTGGATGATGGCAATCTTTGA
- the tnfaip8l1 gene encoding tumor necrosis factor alpha-induced protein 8-like protein 1 isoform X3 — protein MDTFSTKNLALQAQKKLMSKMATKTVANLFIDDTSSEVLDELYRVTKEYTRNRKEAQKIIKNLIKMVVKLGVLYRNGQFNNEELALVDRFRKKVHTLAMTAVSFYQIDFTFDRRVMSNLLNDCRELLHQAVNRHLTAKSHGRINHVFNHFSDCDFLATLYGPSEVYRAHLQKIAEGVNKMLDDGNL, from the coding sequence ATGGACACCTTCAGCACCAAAAACCTGGCTCTCCAGGCCCAAAAGAAGCTCATGAGCAAGATGGCGACCAAGACGGTGGCCAACCTCTTCATCGACGACACCAGCAGCGAAGTGCTCGACGAGCTTTACCGGGTCACCAAAGAGTACACACGCAACCGCAAGGAAGCCCAGAAGATCATCAAGAACCTCATCAAGATGGTGGTCAAGTTGGGCGTCCTCTACCGCAACGGCCAGTTCAACAACGAGGAGCTGGCACTTGTCGACCGTTTCCGGAAGAAGGTGCACACGCTCGCCATGACCGCCGTCAGCTTCTACCAGATCGACTTCACCTTCGACCGCCGCGTCATGAGCAACCTGCTCAACGATTGCCGTGAACTGCTACACCAGGCCGTCAACCGGCACCTGACCGCCAAATCTCACGGTCGCATCAACCACGTGTTCAATCATTTTTCCGACTGTGACTTCCTGGCCACGCTGTACGGCCCTTCGGAAGTGTACCGCGCTCATCTGCAGAAGATCGCTGAGGGAGTCAATAAGATGTTGGATGATGGCAATCTTTGA